From one Butyricimonas faecihominis genomic stretch:
- a CDS encoding DEAD/DEAH box helicase codes for MKLAKTDIPQWPFYNYGYAIALMLDKSEQSNKRIAVLSKKKSMQEEEAFPAALLFMIHKNTPAEELHDTIRLRDIMFSTSLVRLLVHTILQHHNLALSFFGTNKHLFVPELQKNGWDLLLLETSAPYPELQETRVELEKKLGITPLISRIKVIPEWEKTLELLLPTKREKTAGTKSTSRIVYLIDPKYHHVQPTLQQSKDGITWSAGRNIALKRYSDRSLQDMSEVDEKIARLVKQSYSYNGSSYYMNATEAIACLAGYPLVFLASNPRIPVEIVEEKPELVIRQQADGFTITSNAGAPDSTILITWETQTRAKVIHMTTQQYTIISTLQRVKTFPPEAKERLLELIKHLNGNIVVHSDLIGDQEQLPTIKGDSRIVVQLLPIGDSLRAELFCKPFGEVPPYCKPGKGAKSVTGIVNEEKSLATRDLDEEKRFKDAVLADVERLSDDYDGDAYVFHSPESCLNLLETLKHRDEIASIEWPEGVRYRIKHYITGDNLHLSLTGRNQWFDLEGELRVGEKTIMTISELLQACRHSKGRFIPIGDKEYLSLTQTLKRRLEELESMSVEENNRFRIQQFASPVFDNWEEEGIQLTTDKRFKDLQKKIEKASRLKPEIPVTLKADLREYQKDGFEWMARLEAWGAGGCLADDMGLGKTVQAITMLLHVARKGPSLVICPASVLPNWEHELRRFAPTLNVYRLNSATERQQTITAMQPGDVLLATYGMLVSEEKGLTGRPWQMIVLDEAHAIKNRTTKMSKAAMKLQADFRLILTGTPIQNHLGELWNLFQFINPGLLGSLEHFTERYVQPITQLKDKSCQNQLKRLLSPFLLRRTKNAVLDELPPKTEIIRDVELSEAEMAQYELLRREAEMTLADATNGDQLKIIAEITRLRLAACNINLVNKAFTTQASKVETFLNIVNELKANNHRALVFSQFTSHLALIRQALDQTGISYLYLDGSTPIRQREQLVAQFQEGTSLLFLISLKAGGLGLNLTAADFVIHMDPWWNPAVEDQASDRTYRIGQTRPVTIYRLIAKGTIEEKIIRLHHTKKDLADSLLEGTDLSHKLTREEILELLRQE; via the coding sequence ATGAAACTCGCGAAGACGGATATACCACAGTGGCCTTTCTACAACTACGGGTACGCCATAGCACTCATGCTGGATAAATCGGAGCAAAGCAACAAACGTATAGCCGTGTTGAGTAAGAAAAAATCCATGCAGGAGGAAGAAGCTTTCCCGGCCGCATTATTATTCATGATCCATAAAAACACTCCGGCAGAGGAACTGCACGACACGATTCGGTTACGAGACATCATGTTCTCGACATCCCTTGTCCGGTTGTTAGTACATACGATTCTCCAACATCACAATCTAGCACTCTCGTTCTTTGGCACAAACAAACATTTATTTGTCCCCGAATTGCAGAAAAACGGGTGGGACTTGCTCCTACTGGAAACTTCCGCACCTTATCCCGAATTGCAAGAAACTCGGGTAGAATTAGAAAAAAAGTTGGGCATTACCCCTTTAATCAGCAGGATCAAAGTCATTCCGGAATGGGAAAAAACGCTGGAATTATTGCTTCCCACGAAAAGGGAAAAAACGGCCGGCACGAAAAGCACTTCGCGAATCGTCTATCTTATCGATCCCAAATATCACCACGTACAACCGACGTTACAACAATCCAAAGATGGAATCACATGGAGCGCGGGAAGGAATATCGCTTTAAAACGATATAGTGATAGGAGTCTCCAAGACATGAGCGAAGTGGATGAAAAAATCGCCCGTCTCGTAAAACAAAGCTACTCCTACAATGGTAGCAGCTACTACATGAATGCCACGGAAGCCATTGCCTGTCTCGCGGGTTACCCGCTGGTGTTCCTCGCTTCCAACCCTCGAATCCCCGTGGAGATCGTGGAAGAAAAGCCGGAACTCGTCATTCGCCAGCAAGCCGACGGGTTCACGATCACGAGCAACGCGGGAGCCCCCGACTCGACCATACTGATCACGTGGGAAACCCAGACACGGGCGAAAGTAATTCACATGACCACGCAACAATACACGATCATCAGCACGCTCCAACGCGTGAAAACTTTCCCGCCGGAGGCCAAAGAACGTCTTTTGGAATTGATCAAGCATCTGAACGGAAATATTGTCGTACATTCCGATCTGATCGGCGATCAAGAACAACTCCCGACGATCAAGGGAGACAGCCGTATCGTCGTGCAACTCCTCCCGATTGGCGATTCCCTGCGGGCTGAACTTTTCTGTAAACCTTTCGGGGAAGTTCCTCCATATTGTAAACCGGGGAAAGGGGCTAAAAGTGTCACGGGAATCGTGAACGAGGAAAAAAGCCTCGCCACCCGGGATCTTGATGAAGAAAAGAGATTCAAGGATGCCGTTTTAGCGGACGTGGAAAGATTATCGGATGACTACGACGGGGACGCTTACGTGTTCCACTCACCGGAAAGTTGTCTGAACCTACTGGAAACGCTAAAACACCGCGACGAGATAGCTTCCATCGAATGGCCGGAAGGCGTTCGCTACCGGATAAAGCATTACATCACGGGAGATAATTTGCATCTCTCGCTCACCGGGCGCAACCAATGGTTTGACCTTGAAGGTGAACTGCGTGTCGGGGAAAAGACAATCATGACGATCAGCGAGTTGCTGCAAGCCTGCCGCCATAGCAAGGGACGTTTCATTCCCATCGGGGACAAGGAGTATCTCTCGCTCACGCAAACCTTGAAGAGACGTTTGGAAGAACTGGAATCCATGTCTGTCGAGGAAAACAACCGTTTCCGGATACAACAATTCGCCTCTCCTGTTTTTGACAACTGGGAAGAAGAAGGAATTCAATTAACCACGGATAAACGGTTCAAGGATTTACAGAAAAAGATCGAGAAGGCCTCCCGCTTAAAACCAGAAATTCCCGTTACGCTGAAAGCCGACCTGCGGGAATACCAGAAAGACGGGTTCGAATGGATGGCCCGCCTCGAAGCCTGGGGAGCCGGAGGATGCCTCGCGGACGATATGGGACTGGGGAAAACGGTTCAAGCCATCACCATGTTGCTACACGTTGCCCGTAAAGGCCCTTCACTCGTCATCTGTCCCGCCTCCGTGTTACCCAACTGGGAACATGAATTACGACGATTCGCCCCCACGTTGAATGTCTACCGACTAAACTCGGCCACCGAAAGGCAACAAACCATTACCGCCATGCAACCGGGCGACGTGTTGCTGGCTACATACGGAATGCTTGTCTCGGAAGAAAAGGGGTTGACAGGGAGACCGTGGCAGATGATCGTCTTGGATGAAGCCCACGCAATCAAGAACCGAACAACCAAAATGTCAAAGGCGGCCATGAAGTTACAAGCTGATTTCCGTTTGATTCTTACCGGAACGCCCATTCAGAACCATCTCGGGGAGCTATGGAACCTGTTTCAATTTATCAACCCGGGACTACTCGGCAGTCTCGAACATTTCACGGAACGCTACGTGCAGCCCATCACTCAACTAAAAGATAAATCCTGCCAGAATCAACTGAAACGTTTGTTGTCCCCCTTCCTATTACGACGCACGAAGAATGCCGTTCTAGACGAATTACCCCCGAAAACGGAGATCATCCGGGACGTGGAACTCAGCGAAGCGGAAATGGCCCAGTACGAGTTGTTACGCCGAGAGGCGGAAATGACACTGGCAGACGCGACAAACGGGGACCAATTAAAGATTATCGCGGAAATCACTCGCCTACGGTTAGCCGCCTGTAACATAAATTTAGTCAACAAAGCCTTCACCACGCAGGCCTCCAAGGTGGAAACCTTTTTAAACATCGTCAACGAACTCAAGGCAAACAATCACCGGGCTCTCGTGTTCAGCCAGTTCACCTCCCACTTGGCACTTATCCGCCAAGCGCTTGACCAAACGGGTATTTCCTATTTATACTTGGATGGTAGTACGCCTATCCGTCAGCGGGAGCAACTCGTGGCTCAATTCCAGGAGGGAACATCCCTACTGTTTCTCATCAGTCTCAAAGCGGGGGGATTGGGACTAAATCTCACGGCAGCCGACTTCGTGATCCACATGGACCCGTGGTGGAACCCCGCCGTCGAGGATCAAGCCTCAGACCGGACCTACCGGATCGGCCAAACCCGTCCGGTAACGATCTACCGCCTGATAGCCAAGGGTACCATCGAAGAGAAAATCATCCGCCTGCATCACACGAAAAAAGATCTCGCCGATTCCTTACTCGAAGGTACGGATCTTTCACACAAGCTGACACGGGAAGAGATTCTGGAGCTGTTGAGGCAGGAGTAG